Proteins encoded in a region of the Pseudomonas viciae genome:
- a CDS encoding gamma-butyrobetaine hydroxylase-like domain-containing protein → MTKLPTAINLHKASKTLTLKYAPDEEYHLPAEFLRVHSPSAEVQGHGKPILQYGKLNVGLSKVEPAGQYALKLTFDDGHDSGLFTWDYLYQLAVRQQDLWNDYLAELKAAGKTRDPNESVVKLML, encoded by the coding sequence ATGACCAAACTCCCCACCGCCATCAACCTGCACAAAGCCTCCAAAACCCTGACGCTGAAATACGCGCCGGACGAGGAGTATCACCTGCCCGCCGAATTCCTGCGGGTGCATTCGCCTTCCGCCGAGGTCCAGGGCCATGGCAAACCCATCCTGCAATACGGCAAGCTCAACGTCGGCCTGAGCAAGGTTGAACCGGCCGGCCAGTACGCACTGAAACTGACCTTCGACGACGGCCACGACAGCGGACTGTTCACCTGGGACTATCTCTATCAGTTGGCGGTACGCCAGCAAGACTTGTGGAACGATTATCTTGCGGAGCTCAAGGCAGCCGGAAAAACCCGTGACCCGAACGAATCTGTCGTCAAGCTAATGCTCTAA
- the hslU gene encoding ATP-dependent protease ATPase subunit HslU, with protein sequence MSMTPREIVHELNRHIIGQDDAKRAVAIALRNRWRRMQLPEELRVEVTPKNILMIGPTGVGKTEIARRLAKLANAPFIKVEATKFTEVGYVGRDVESIIRDLADAAIKLLREQEITKVRHRAEDAAEERILDALLPPARMGFNADSAATQDSNTRQLFRKRLREGQLDDKEIEIEVAEMAGVDISAPPGMEEMTNQLQSLFANMGKGKKKSRKLKVKDALKLVRDEEAGRLVNEEELKAKALEAVEQHGIVFIDEIDKVAKRGNVGGADVSREGVQRDLLPLIEGCTVNTKLGMVKTDHILFIASGAFHLSKPSDLVPELQGRLPIRVELKALTPEDFERILSEPHASLTEQYCALLKTEGLNIEFTPEGIKRLAQIAWQVNEKTENIGARRLHTLLERLLEEVSFSAGDLASTHNEAPILIDAEYVNSHLGELAQNEDLSRYIL encoded by the coding sequence ATGTCCATGACTCCCCGCGAAATCGTCCACGAACTCAACCGCCATATCATCGGCCAGGACGATGCCAAGCGCGCCGTCGCCATCGCCCTGCGTAACCGCTGGCGTCGGATGCAACTGCCCGAAGAACTGCGCGTCGAAGTAACCCCCAAGAACATCCTGATGATCGGCCCGACCGGTGTCGGTAAAACCGAGATCGCCCGGCGCCTGGCCAAACTCGCCAACGCACCGTTCATCAAAGTCGAAGCCACCAAGTTCACCGAAGTCGGTTATGTCGGTCGCGACGTCGAATCGATCATCCGTGACCTGGCCGATGCCGCCATCAAGCTGCTGCGCGAACAGGAAATCACCAAGGTTCGCCACCGCGCCGAAGACGCCGCCGAAGAGCGCATCCTCGATGCCCTGCTACCGCCGGCGCGCATGGGCTTCAACGCCGACTCCGCCGCGACCCAGGACTCCAACACCCGCCAGCTGTTCCGCAAGCGCCTGCGCGAAGGTCAGCTGGACGACAAGGAGATCGAGATCGAAGTGGCCGAAATGGCCGGCGTCGATATTTCCGCGCCGCCGGGCATGGAAGAAATGACCAACCAGTTGCAAAGCCTGTTCGCCAACATGGGCAAGGGCAAGAAGAAAAGCCGCAAGCTCAAGGTCAAGGACGCGCTGAAACTGGTGCGCGATGAAGAAGCCGGCCGCCTGGTCAACGAAGAAGAGTTGAAGGCCAAGGCGCTGGAGGCGGTCGAGCAGCACGGCATCGTGTTCATCGACGAAATCGACAAGGTCGCCAAACGCGGCAATGTCGGCGGCGCCGATGTCTCCCGTGAAGGTGTGCAACGCGACCTGCTGCCGCTGATCGAAGGCTGCACGGTCAACACCAAGCTGGGCATGGTCAAGACCGACCACATCCTGTTCATCGCTTCCGGCGCGTTCCACCTGAGCAAGCCGAGCGACCTGGTGCCGGAGCTGCAAGGCCGCCTGCCGATTCGTGTCGAACTCAAGGCGCTGACGCCGGAAGACTTCGAACGCATCCTGAGCGAACCCCATGCCTCCCTCACCGAACAGTATTGCGCGCTGCTCAAGACCGAGGGCCTGAACATCGAGTTCACCCCGGAAGGTATCAAGCGCCTGGCGCAGATCGCCTGGCAGGTCAACGAGAAGACCGAGAACATCGGTGCCCGTCGCCTGCACACGCTGCTCGAACGCCTGCTCGAGGAAGTGTCGTTCAGCGCTGGCGACCTGGCCAGCACTCACAACGAAGCGCCGATCCTGATCGACGCCGAGTACGTCAACAGCCACCTGGGTGAATTGGCACAGAACGAAGATCTGTCGCGGTATATCCTGTAA
- the hslV gene encoding ATP-dependent protease subunit HslV has product MTTIVSVRRHGKVVMGGDGQVSLGNTVMKGNAKKVRRLYHGEVIAGFAGATADAFTLFERFEGQLEKHQGHLVRAAVELAKEWRTDRSLSRLEAMLAVANKDASLIITGNGDVVEPEDGLIAMGSGGAYAQAAASALLKKTDLSAREIVETALGIAGDICVFTNHTQTIEEQDLAE; this is encoded by the coding sequence TTGACCACCATCGTTTCAGTCCGCCGTCATGGCAAAGTCGTCATGGGCGGCGACGGCCAGGTTTCACTGGGCAACACCGTGATGAAAGGCAACGCGAAGAAAGTCCGCCGCCTATATCACGGCGAGGTCATCGCCGGGTTCGCCGGGGCCACCGCCGACGCTTTCACCCTGTTCGAACGTTTCGAAGGCCAGCTGGAGAAACACCAGGGTCATCTGGTCCGTGCCGCCGTGGAACTGGCCAAGGAGTGGCGCACCGACCGCTCCCTGAGCCGCCTCGAAGCCATGCTCGCAGTCGCCAACAAAGACGCCTCGCTGATCATCACCGGCAACGGCGACGTCGTTGAGCCCGAGGATGGCCTGATCGCCATGGGCTCCGGCGGCGCCTACGCCCAGGCCGCGGCCAGCGCCCTGTTGAAAAAGACTGACCTGTCAGCCCGTGAAATCGTCGAGACTGCCCTGGGCATTGCTGGCGACATCTGTGTCTTCACCAACCACACCCAAACCATTGAGGAGCAGGATCTCGCGGAATAA
- a CDS encoding SPOR domain-containing protein codes for MAAKKKPAPKRGASRYQAPAKKPIPGWLWMAIGLTVGAFIVFLMKLDPGQGDDVKRVRQEQQKATRIAEANKTPPSPTQPVKPKYDFYTLLPESEVIVPPDAVPEKTLPTPQVPTTPVTPAEAAKIDTARAQAALAGITPPPAPPVQKAAPVTKFFLQAGSFRKEADADKVRAQIILLGQSVAVESGTVKDETWYRVLVGPFSNREELTKAQKQLAGSGFSNLLLQQRQSR; via the coding sequence TTGGCTGCCAAGAAAAAACCTGCACCCAAGCGCGGCGCCAGTCGTTACCAGGCCCCGGCCAAAAAGCCGATTCCGGGCTGGTTGTGGATGGCCATCGGCCTGACCGTTGGCGCTTTCATTGTGTTCCTGATGAAACTGGACCCAGGCCAGGGCGATGACGTCAAGCGCGTCCGGCAAGAGCAGCAGAAAGCCACGCGCATCGCCGAGGCCAACAAGACCCCGCCGAGCCCGACGCAACCGGTGAAGCCGAAATACGACTTCTACACCCTGCTGCCGGAATCGGAAGTCATCGTGCCGCCCGACGCAGTGCCGGAGAAAACCCTGCCGACACCGCAAGTGCCCACCACCCCAGTGACCCCGGCGGAAGCGGCGAAAATCGACACCGCCCGCGCCCAGGCGGCACTGGCCGGCATTACGCCGCCACCGGCCCCACCGGTGCAGAAGGCCGCGCCGGTAACGAAGTTCTTCCTCCAGGCCGGTTCGTTCCGCAAGGAAGCCGATGCGGACAAGGTTCGGGCGCAGATCATTTTGCTGGGTCAGTCGGTGGCGGTGGAGTCCGGGACTGTGAAGGACGAAACCTGGTACCGGGTACTGGTCGGTCCGTTCAGCAACCGCGAAGAGCTGACCAAGGCCCAGAAACAACTGGCCGGCAGCGGCTTCAGTAACCTGTTGTTACAACAACGCCAGAGTCGCTGA
- the argS gene encoding arginine--tRNA ligase — MKDTIRQLIQQAITQLVAEGVLPEGLSPAIQVENTRDKTHGDFASNIAMMLAKPAGMKPRDLAEKIIAALPADDNVSKADIAGPGFINFFQNTQALASRLDAALADARIGVRKAGPLQRTVVDLSAPNLAKEMHVGHLRSTIIGDGVARVLEFLGDTVIRQNHVGDWGTQFGMLMAYLQENPITSDELSDLENFYRAAKQRFDESPEFADRARGLVVKLQAGDAECLALWSKFKDISLSHCQKIYELLNVKLTMADVMGESAYNDDLINVVNDLKAKGMLVESNGAQCVFLDQFKTADDEPLPVIIVKADGGYLYATTDLAAVRYRNRVLKADRVLYFVDQRQALHFQQVFEVARLAGFVTHPMEMEHMGFGTMNGADGRPFKTRDGGTVKLIDLLTEAQDRAYTLVKGKNPELAEDELRKIAKVVGIDAVKYADLSKHRTSDYSFNFDQMLNFEGNTAPYLLYAYTRVAGVFRKLGKSFSEVDGQIVLEAAHEQELAAKLAQFGEVLNNVADKGTPHTLCAYLYDVAGLFSSFYENCPILSAQTPEQMQSRLRLAALTGRTLKQGLELLGLETLERM, encoded by the coding sequence ATGAAAGACACCATTCGCCAGCTCATCCAGCAAGCCATCACCCAACTCGTCGCTGAAGGTGTGCTGCCAGAAGGCCTGTCGCCGGCGATTCAGGTCGAAAACACTCGCGACAAGACCCACGGCGACTTTGCCAGCAACATCGCGATGATGCTCGCCAAACCGGCCGGCATGAAACCGCGGGACCTGGCGGAGAAAATCATCGCCGCGCTGCCCGCCGACGATAACGTCAGCAAGGCAGACATTGCCGGCCCAGGCTTCATCAATTTCTTCCAGAACACCCAGGCCCTGGCCTCGCGCCTGGACGCGGCCCTGGCCGACGCGCGCATCGGCGTGCGCAAGGCCGGCCCGTTGCAGCGCACCGTGGTCGATCTCTCGGCGCCCAACCTCGCCAAGGAAATGCACGTCGGTCATCTGCGTTCGACCATCATCGGCGACGGCGTGGCCCGGGTCCTGGAGTTTCTCGGCGACACGGTGATCCGCCAGAACCACGTTGGCGACTGGGGCACCCAGTTCGGCATGCTGATGGCCTACCTGCAGGAAAACCCGATTACCAGCGATGAGCTGTCGGACCTGGAGAACTTCTACCGCGCCGCCAAGCAACGCTTCGACGAGTCGCCCGAGTTCGCCGACCGTGCCCGTGGCCTGGTGGTCAAGCTGCAGGCCGGCGACGCCGAGTGCCTGGCGCTGTGGAGCAAGTTCAAGGACATCTCCCTGTCTCACTGCCAGAAAATCTACGAGCTGCTGAACGTCAAATTGACCATGGCCGACGTGATGGGCGAAAGCGCCTACAACGATGACCTGATCAACGTGGTCAACGACCTCAAGGCCAAGGGCATGCTGGTGGAAAGCAACGGCGCCCAATGCGTGTTCCTCGACCAGTTCAAGACCGCCGACGACGAGCCACTGCCGGTGATCATCGTCAAGGCCGACGGCGGCTACCTGTATGCCACCACTGACCTGGCGGCCGTGCGCTATCGCAACCGCGTGCTCAAGGCCGATCGGGTTCTGTACTTCGTCGACCAGCGTCAGGCCCTGCACTTCCAGCAAGTGTTCGAAGTGGCGCGCCTGGCCGGCTTCGTGACCCATCCGATGGAAATGGAACACATGGGCTTCGGCACCATGAACGGTGCCGACGGTCGTCCGTTCAAGACCCGTGACGGCGGCACGGTGAAGCTGATCGACCTGCTGACCGAAGCCCAGGACCGCGCCTACACCCTGGTCAAGGGCAAGAACCCGGAGCTGGCCGAGGACGAACTGCGCAAGATCGCCAAGGTGGTGGGCATCGACGCGGTGAAATACGCCGACCTGTCCAAACACCGCACCAGCGACTACAGCTTCAACTTCGACCAGATGCTCAATTTCGAAGGCAACACCGCGCCGTACCTGCTGTACGCCTACACCCGCGTGGCAGGGGTGTTCCGCAAGCTCGGCAAGAGTTTCAGTGAAGTGGACGGCCAGATCGTACTTGAGGCCGCTCACGAGCAGGAGCTGGCCGCGAAACTGGCACAGTTCGGTGAAGTGCTGAACAACGTCGCCGACAAGGGCACGCCGCACACGCTGTGCGCATACCTGTACGATGTCGCCGGCCTGTTCTCCAGCTTCTACGAGAACTGCCCGATCCTCAGCGCCCAAACCCCAGAGCAAATGCAGAGCCGCCTGCGCCTCGCCGCGCTGACCGGGCGTACGCTCAAGCAAGGCCTGGAACTGCTGGGCCTGGAAACCCTGGAGCGCATGTAA